A part of Antechinus flavipes isolate AdamAnt ecotype Samford, QLD, Australia chromosome 6, AdamAnt_v2, whole genome shotgun sequence genomic DNA contains:
- the LOC127541078 gene encoding mas-related G-protein coupled receptor member X4-like: MSVSPISDQRECVHDNAMERRVHGSFIPAAPGELTLNEWMRIPSLLIALGGLAGNGAVLWLLGFRIQRNHLSVYILNLAAADALFLCCSLLNCINRLAHQLFNSPTYIVIIYLRQASYAVGLSLLAAISTERCLSALFPLWYRNRRPKHTSATVCAGLWTLAALLWVTRFVLCCYFYPNEFCVYIYRVIESVWFMLLSPVLCVSSLTLLLRVQCSSRRRRPPRLYLLVLLTVLVFLLCGLPMGIGVALCFLFHIDLIPSWLRQLLACVNSSVNPLIYFFLGRQGQKKREPLRVVLRRALEDEREVRDEERDKSYTNSSETSI; the protein is encoded by the coding sequence ATGAGTGTGTCCCCCATATCTGATCAGCGGGAATGTGTTCATGACAATGCAATGGAGAGAAGAGTTCATGGGAGTTTCATTCCTGCGGCACCTGGAGAATTGACCCTTAATGAGTGGATGCGGATCCCCTCTCTGCTCATTGCCCTGGGCGGGCTGGCGGGGAACGGTGCTGTCCTGTGGCTCCTGGGCTTCCGCATTCAGAGGAATCACCTCTCGGTCTACATCCTCAACCTGGCGGCGGCCGACGCCCTCTTCCTGTGCTGCTCCTTGCTGAATTGCATAAATCGATTGGCTCACCAGTTATTTAATTCTCCGACGTACATTGTTATCATCTACCTCAGACAAGCATCCTACGCGGTGGGCCTGAGCCTCCTGGCCGCGATCAGCACCGAGCGCTGTCTCTCTGCGCTCTTCCCGCTCTGGTACAGAAATCGCCGGCCCAAGCACACGTCGGCCACCGTCTGCGCCGGGCTCTGGACTCTGGCCGCCCTGCTCTGGGTAACGCGTTTTgtcctttgttgttatttttatcctAACGAGTTCTGTGTCTACATCTACCGTGTCATCGAGTCCGTGTGGTTCATGCTTCTCTCGCCAGTGCTTTGTGTGTCCAGCCTGACTCTGCTGCTGAGGGTCCAGTGCAGCTCCCGGCGCCGGCGGCCCCCCAGACTCTACCTCCTGGTGCTGCTCACGGTCCTCGTGTTCCTGCTCTGCGGCCTGCCCATGGGGATCGGGGTTGCCCTATGTTTCCTCTTCCACATAGATCTCATACCTTCGTGGCTCCGTCAGCTCCTGGCCTGTGTGAACAGCAGTGTGAACCCCctcatttactttttcttggGCAGACAAGGGCAAAAAAAGAGGGAGCCCCTCAGGGTGGTTTTGCGCAGGGCCCTGGAGGATGAGCGGGAGGTCAGAGATGAGGAGAGGGACAAATCCTACACCAACAGCTCTGAGACTTCAATCTGA
- the LOC127539919 gene encoding mas-related G-protein coupled receptor member X4-like has product MSVSPISDQRGCVHDNATERRVNGSFIPAAPGELTLNEWMRIPSLLIALAGLAGNGAVLWLLGFRIQRNHFSVYILNLAAADALFLCCSLLNCINRLAHQLFNYLTYFVIIYLRQASYAVGLSLLVAISTERCLSTLFPLWYRNRRPKHTSAAVCAGLWALAALLWVTRFVLCFYLYPNKFCVYIYRVIESVWFMLLSPVLCVSSLTLLLRVQCSSRRQRPPRLYLLVLLTVLVFLLCGLPMGIWAVLYFHFHIDLMPSWLRQLLACVNSSVNPLIYFFLGRQGQKKRESLRVVLRRALEDEREVRDEERDKSYTNSSETSI; this is encoded by the coding sequence ATGAGTGTGTCCCCCATATCTGATCAGCGGGGATGTGTTCATGACAATGCAACGGAGAGAAGAGTTAATGGGAGTTTCATTCCTGCGGCACCTGGAGAATTGACCCTTAATGAGTGGATGCGGATCCCCTCTCTGCTCATTGCCCTGGCCGGGCTGGCGGGGAACGGTGCCGTCCTGTGGCTCCTGGGCTTCCGCATCCAGAGGAACCACTTCTCCGTCTACATTCTCAACCTGGCGGCGGCCGACGCCCTTTTCCTGTGCTGCTCCTTGCTGAATTGCATAAATCGATTGGCTCACCAGTTATTTAATTATCTAACGTACTTTGTTATCATCTACCTCAGACAAGCATCCTACGCGGTGGGCCTGAGCCTCCTGGTGGCGATCAGCACCGAGCGCTGTCTCTCCACGCTCTTCCCCCTCTGGTACAGAAATCGCCGGCCCAAGCACACGTCGGCCGCGGTCTGTGCCGGGCTCTGGGCTCTGGCCGCCCTGCTCTGGGTAACGcgttttgtcctttgtttttatttgtatcctaaCAAGTTCTGTGTCTACATCTACCGTGTCATCGAGTCCGTGTGGTTTATGCTTCTCTCGCCAGTGCTTTGTGTGTCCAGCCTGACTCTGCTGCTGAGGGTCCAGTGCAGCTCCCGGCGCCAGCGGCCCCCCAGGCTCTACCTCCTGGTGCTGCTCACGGTCCTTGTGTTCCTGCTCTGCGGCCTGCCCATGGGGATCTGGGCTGtcctttatttccatttccacATAGATCTCATGCCTTCTTGGCTCCGTCAGCTCCTGGCCTGTGTGAACAGCAGTGTGAACCCCctcatttactttttcttggGCAGACAAGGGCAAAAAAAGAGGGAATCCCTCAGGGTGGTTTTGCGCAGGGCCCTGGAGGATGAGCGGGAGGTCAGAGATGAGGAGAGGGACAAATCCTACACCAACAGCTCTGAGACGTCAATCTGA